One window of Agromyces rhizosphaerae genomic DNA carries:
- a CDS encoding SufE family protein, translating into MTTTALPAQLAEIREDFLALGLRDRLQLLLEFSQELPDLPERYRDHPDLLERVEECQSPVYIFTETDASGAVHLHATAPVEAPTTRGFASILAQGLDGLAVDEVLAVPADYPQSLGLTEAVSPLRIRGMTAMLARIKRQLERSREA; encoded by the coding sequence ATGACGACCACCGCACTCCCCGCCCAGCTCGCCGAGATCCGCGAGGACTTCCTCGCGCTCGGCCTGCGCGACCGCCTGCAGCTGCTGCTCGAGTTCTCGCAGGAGCTCCCCGACCTCCCCGAGCGGTACCGCGACCACCCCGACCTGCTCGAGCGCGTCGAGGAGTGCCAGTCGCCCGTCTACATCTTCACTGAGACGGATGCCTCGGGCGCCGTGCACCTGCACGCGACCGCGCCGGTCGAGGCGCCCACGACCCGCGGCTTCGCGTCGATCCTCGCCCAGGGGCTCGACGGGCTCGCCGTCGACGAGGTGCTCGCGGTGCCCGCGGACTACCCCCAGTCGCTCGGGCTCACCGAGGCGGTCTCCCCGCTGCGCATCCGCGGCATGACCGCGATGCTGGCCCGCATCAAGCGTCAGCTCGAGCGGTCGCGCGAGGCCTGA
- a CDS encoding sulfurtransferase, with amino-acid sequence MSVAADPADKFRAYAHPERLVSTEWLAAHLGDPGLVVVESDEDVLLYETGHIPGAVKVDWHTDLNDPVVRDYLDGEQFAALLGSKGISRDTTIVVYGDKNNWWAAYALWVFTLFGHEDVRLLDGGRDLWVAEGRELTTDVPSPVPVEYPVVERDDTTIRAFKEDVLAHLGSPLIDVRSPEEYSGERTHMPAYPDESALRGGHIPSAASVPWARAAAPDATFKTRDELEAIYKGEAGLADGDEVIAYCRIGERSSHTWFVLTHLLGFEHVRNYDGSWTEWGSAVRVPIVTGTEPGAVPGR; translated from the coding sequence ACCCCGCCGACAAGTTCCGCGCGTACGCCCATCCCGAGCGCCTGGTCTCGACCGAGTGGCTCGCGGCGCACCTGGGCGACCCCGGCCTCGTCGTCGTGGAGTCCGACGAGGACGTGCTGCTCTACGAGACCGGGCACATCCCGGGCGCGGTCAAGGTCGACTGGCACACCGACCTCAACGATCCCGTCGTGCGCGACTACCTCGACGGCGAGCAGTTCGCCGCGCTCCTCGGTTCGAAGGGCATCTCACGTGACACGACCATCGTGGTCTACGGCGACAAGAACAACTGGTGGGCGGCCTACGCGCTGTGGGTGTTCACGCTCTTCGGCCACGAGGACGTGCGCCTCCTCGACGGCGGCCGCGACCTCTGGGTCGCCGAGGGGCGCGAGCTCACGACCGACGTCCCCTCCCCCGTGCCCGTCGAGTACCCGGTCGTCGAGCGCGACGATACGACGATCCGCGCGTTCAAGGAGGACGTGCTCGCCCACCTCGGCAGCCCGTTGATCGACGTCCGCTCGCCCGAGGAGTACAGCGGCGAGCGCACGCACATGCCCGCGTACCCCGACGAGAGCGCGCTGCGCGGCGGGCACATCCCCTCGGCGGCATCCGTGCCCTGGGCCCGCGCAGCGGCACCCGACGCCACCTTCAAGACGCGCGACGAGCTCGAGGCGATCTACAAGGGCGAGGCCGGGCTCGCCGACGGCGACGAGGTCATCGCCTACTGCCGGATCGGCGAGCGGTCGAGCCACACCTGGTTCGTGCTGACCCACCTGCTCGGCTTCGAGCACGTGCGCAACTACGACGGGTCGTGGACCGAGTGGGGCAGCGCGGTGCGCGTGCCGATCGTGACCGGCACCGAGCCCGGGGCCGTTCCCGGCCGGTGA